In Nymphaea colorata isolate Beijing-Zhang1983 chromosome 3, ASM883128v2, whole genome shotgun sequence, a genomic segment contains:
- the LOC126409917 gene encoding uncharacterized protein LOC126409917: MQYMTDKWENRVFLFLSGLNDDFENIRGQILNSDESFSIEDVYSRAEAEEQRRLLSSGRKGEEQSAYVSRAPVGTPRSSRKCTHCKKLGHTRDFCWDLYPEKKDSRGRSSSGKKPVSSATSLSDGKGSISAEQIRELRAYLSKIDVGQADTPDEVKINQALAVSGGEGLGDREEDWDWFGV; the protein is encoded by the exons atgcagtacatgactgataaatgggaaaacagggtattccttttcttatccggactgaatgatgactttgaaaatataaggggtcagattcttaactctgacgaatcatttagtattgaagatgtctattcccgtgctgaagctgaagaacagagaaggctgctctctagtggacgaaagggggaagaacagtctgcctatgttagccgtgcccctgttggaactcctcgttcttcccgaaaatgtactcattgcaaaaaacttggtcatacaagggatttttgttgggacctgtatccagagaagaaggatagtagggggaggtcttcgagtgggaagaagcctgtatcgtctgcaacaagtctgagtgatgggaaaggttctatttctgcagagcagattcgtgagctacgagcatatttgagcaagattgatgttggtcaggcagatacaccagatgaggtgaagatcaatcaggcattggctgtttcagggggagaag gacttggtgacagggaagaggattgggattggtttggtgtctga